In one Candidatus Desulfarcum epimagneticum genomic region, the following are encoded:
- a CDS encoding conserved hypothetical protein (Evidence 4 : Unknown function but conserved in other organisms), whose protein sequence is MRKYLVKNRDWIFSDAPRRSDLRVYEAVFHFNLYMYLSGFIRRFGGEVYPEFPTGNGKIDLIVKYAGKTYGIEVKSYTDRRGYSEALTQAARYGDQLKLKEITLVFFVESINDENRAKYEADFFDDETGVNVTPVFVETG, encoded by the coding sequence ATGAGGAAATACCTGGTCAAAAACAGGGACTGGATATTTTCAGACGCCCCGAGGCGTTCGGATTTAAGGGTGTATGAAGCCGTGTTTCATTTTAACCTGTATATGTATCTGTCCGGCTTTATCAGAAGATTCGGCGGAGAAGTATATCCCGAATTCCCAACGGGAAACGGAAAGATAGACCTGATTGTAAAATACGCGGGCAAAACATATGGAATAGAGGTGAAATCCTACACCGACAGGCGGGGGTACTCCGAGGCGCTGACTCAGGCGGCCCGATACGGAGATCAGCTAAAATTAAAGGAAATAACCCTGGTCTTTTTTGTGGAATCGATAAACGACGAAAACAGGGCAAAATACGAGGCCGATTTTTTTGATGACGAGACGGGAGTGAATGTCACGCCGGTTTTTGTTGAAACTGGATGA
- a CDS encoding hypothetical protein (Evidence 5 : Unknown function), translating into MAYLWNNVERRKEENTEEKGRRFFKIIGLKKIKKRSKLTFSNRYFSDIFRPPLTDINFLYMNGIISGEHESETESYVKFSSPFVQKRLFNYFADEIFEYTDEFHDPFEPLDDAITEDSLNIRNIIKLYRKYQ; encoded by the coding sequence ATGGCATATTTGTGGAATAATGTGGAAAGAAGAAAGGAAGAAAACACAGAAGAAAAGGGAAGAAGATTTTTTAAAATAATTGGGTTGAAGAAAATAAAAAAACGGTCTAAGCTGACATTTTCAAACCGCTATTTTTCAGACATTTTCAGGCCGCCGCTGACAGATATCAACTTTTTATATATGAACGGCATTATATCCGGAGAACATGAGAGTGAAACGGAAAGTTATGTGAAGTTTTCGTCTCCATTTGTCCAAAAAAGACTTTTTAATTATTTTGCCGATGAGATATTCGAATATACGGATGAATTTCATGACCCCTTCGAGCCCCTTGACGACGCCATAACCGAAGACAGCCTCAACATAAGGAATATAATAAAACTTTATAGGAAATACCAGTAG
- a CDS encoding hypothetical protein (Evidence 5 : Unknown function) encodes MENRLKQKQRDLKRRASGKLVKRDALKSPGRRISGVYRLIPESVGGLVKRDALTVRIDYISGDYRPRLLNFDDCKDTTQWLFMSGTDTDGA; translated from the coding sequence ATGGAGAATCGTCTGAAGCAGAAACAGCGCGACTTAAAAAGACGCGCATCCGGCAAGCTTGTAAAGAGAGACGCGTTAAAATCTCCCGGCAGGCGCATAAGCGGCGTTTACAGGCTGATCCCGGAAAGCGTCGGGGGGCTTGTAAAGAGAGACGCGCTGACCGTCAGAATTGATTATATTTCAGGCGATTATAGGCCACGGCTTTTAAATTTTGATGATTGTAAAGATACCACTCAATGGCTATTCATGTCAGGAACTGATACAGATGGGGCATGA
- a CDS encoding conserved hypothetical protein (Evidence 4 : Unknown function but conserved in other organisms) — protein sequence MKTNHQKIEISRLELRYIHTRIRDARAELKMCESLDRHGQILPVLVVSSAQSTYILIDGYLRIAALKRCGRDRVWAKFFKGGPKEALIYILARGNQRRRDILEEACLIRELIVAHKLSQVRISKLLGRDQSWVSRRLLFLNALPDTIIRRVQAGGISSWAAQRVLAPMARANSAHADILADHLAKEKIGTRDLAQFFEHYKKSVRKKRQDMIENPGLFLKALHAKREDGAAKELSAGPEGRWRSDMNATCHILERAIRQAPNVICRRQSNLDRRTLLTPFEQARQSMSKLNETIMRLTDDIQRIKTNSSGHAGKRLRHTGNRADIEDIQEYGSPGDPKKEARRAKAGQVVS from the coding sequence ATGAAAACAAATCATCAAAAAATTGAGATATCCCGACTTGAGCTTCGATACATTCACACCCGTATACGCGATGCCCGGGCAGAATTGAAAATGTGCGAATCTTTGGATCGGCATGGACAGATACTGCCGGTTTTGGTCGTTTCTTCGGCTCAGTCCACATACATATTGATTGACGGATATTTGCGGATCGCGGCATTGAAGCGATGCGGCAGGGACAGGGTATGGGCGAAATTTTTTAAAGGCGGCCCAAAAGAGGCCCTGATCTATATTTTGGCAAGGGGAAACCAGCGGCGCCGGGACATCCTTGAAGAGGCTTGTCTGATTCGGGAACTGATCGTGGCCCATAAATTGTCACAGGTCAGGATTTCTAAACTTCTGGGCCGGGATCAAAGCTGGGTGTCGCGCCGTCTTCTGTTTTTAAATGCCCTTCCGGACACGATCATACGCCGGGTTCAAGCCGGGGGCATCTCAAGCTGGGCGGCTCAGCGTGTTCTGGCGCCTATGGCGCGCGCCAATTCCGCCCATGCGGACATATTGGCGGATCATTTGGCCAAAGAGAAGATCGGCACACGGGACCTGGCTCAATTTTTCGAGCATTACAAAAAATCCGTCAGAAAAAAACGCCAGGATATGATTGAGAATCCAGGTTTGTTTTTAAAAGCGCTCCATGCGAAGAGAGAGGACGGGGCCGCCAAAGAATTGAGCGCGGGGCCGGAAGGCCGATGGAGATCCGACATGAACGCCACTTGTCATATATTGGAAAGGGCCATCCGCCAGGCGCCGAATGTGATCTGCCGCAGGCAAAGCAATCTGGACAGGCGGACCCTTCTGACACCTTTTGAGCAGGCCCGGCAATCCATGTCAAAGCTCAACGAAACCATCATGAGGCTCACAGATGATATCCAACGAATTAAGACAAACAGCTCTGGCCATGCGGGAAAAAGGCTGCGGCATACGGGAAATCGCGCGGATATTGAAGATATCCAGGAATACGGTTCGCCGGGTGATCCAAAAAAAGAGGCCCGCCGCGCAAAAGCCGGACAGGTCGTTTCCTGA
- a CDS encoding conserved hypothetical protein (Evidence 4 : Unknown function but conserved in other organisms) has product MVRIREVLKTRGHDIPYSTLTRITRKMGLREESKKKRAGAYVFEPGQEFQHDTSPHHVTIGGKRIKAQCAGLAAAYSRRLYIQYYPAFTRFEAKDFLTRAIEYMGGGCGVCVIDNTSVIVARGSGPDAEIAPEMEAFGKMFNMAFVPHRILDPNRKAIIERNFSYVENNFLAGRTFGNWRDLNQRAQKWCDTVANKKYKRSLGMSPDEASVMERPHLQPLPRHVPPACKIFQRIVDMSGFVSVDVNRYSVPERLCGKRVEVHKTGERISVFHKNRKVADHQRVIGKRDAKVVHAGHHLIIRGKKSATLKEEKKLAGSFEALDQYVAALKKRCHGSGKMKLQRLLNLKRTYPESAYKKAVEEALHYGMFDLSRLENMILSYVAGDFFNMDMED; this is encoded by the coding sequence ATGGTTCGCATACGGGAAGTTTTAAAGACTCGCGGGCACGACATCCCATACAGCACACTGACCCGAATCACCCGTAAGATGGGCCTTCGGGAAGAGTCGAAAAAGAAAAGAGCCGGGGCGTATGTGTTTGAGCCGGGCCAGGAATTTCAGCATGACACCTCGCCGCATCATGTGACGATCGGGGGAAAAAGAATCAAAGCCCAATGCGCCGGCCTGGCCGCGGCGTACAGCAGGCGTTTGTATATTCAGTATTATCCCGCCTTCACCCGGTTTGAGGCCAAAGACTTTCTAACCCGCGCCATTGAATACATGGGCGGCGGCTGCGGGGTCTGCGTCATCGACAATACCAGCGTTATCGTGGCCCGGGGCTCCGGACCGGACGCTGAAATCGCCCCCGAGATGGAAGCGTTTGGGAAAATGTTCAACATGGCGTTTGTTCCCCATCGCATTTTAGACCCCAACCGAAAAGCCATTATTGAACGAAATTTCTCCTATGTGGAAAATAATTTTCTGGCTGGACGGACATTTGGAAATTGGCGTGATCTGAATCAGCGGGCCCAAAAATGGTGTGATACGGTGGCGAATAAAAAATACAAACGATCCCTGGGCATGAGCCCGGATGAAGCCTCTGTGATGGAGCGCCCCCATCTTCAGCCGCTTCCCCGGCATGTGCCGCCGGCCTGTAAAATCTTTCAGCGCATTGTGGATATGTCCGGTTTTGTCTCAGTGGATGTCAATCGCTACTCGGTTCCGGAACGCCTTTGCGGAAAACGGGTGGAAGTCCACAAAACCGGAGAGCGCATATCGGTTTTTCACAAAAACCGCAAGGTGGCCGATCATCAGCGGGTGATAGGCAAAAGAGACGCAAAGGTGGTTCACGCCGGTCATCATCTGATCATTCGCGGAAAAAAAAGCGCGACGCTCAAAGAAGAAAAAAAACTCGCAGGCTCCTTTGAGGCGCTGGATCAATATGTGGCGGCGCTGAAAAAACGCTGTCATGGATCGGGCAAAATGAAATTGCAAAGACTGTTGAATCTTAAGCGAACCTATCCTGAATCCGCATATAAAAAGGCCGTGGAAGAAGCCCTGCATTATGGAATGTTCGATCTTTCCCGCCTTGAAAATATGATTCTTTCGTATGTCGCCGGCGATTTCTTCAATATGGACATGGAGGACTGA
- a CDS encoding IstB domain protein ATP-binding protein: MRKKTDQLLTDLRFFGMAEKLDEELALAEKTGAPVLETLYRLLAEEFAYRQQRSMQYRLKHAKMPWDWTLKTFPFEKQPSVNKSQIMSIAGLSFIERAENIVFIGEPGVGKTGLAIGLLYHALIDGYRGRFYNAQNLLDELYASLADRTTSRLIKRLSNYPLLVIDELGYLTLKPEQVNAFFKLMSERYGKRSTIITTNLEYEQWYGLFQRKPLVKALLDRMRHHCTTIRIDGPSLRTPPKKNNPQNPA; this comes from the coding sequence ATGCGAAAAAAAACAGACCAGCTTCTGACTGATTTAAGATTTTTTGGAATGGCCGAAAAACTGGACGAGGAACTTGCGCTGGCGGAAAAAACCGGCGCCCCGGTTCTTGAAACCCTTTATCGACTCCTTGCGGAAGAATTCGCATATCGTCAGCAGCGAAGCATGCAGTATCGCTTGAAACATGCGAAAATGCCCTGGGACTGGACCCTGAAAACCTTCCCTTTTGAAAAACAGCCCAGCGTCAATAAATCTCAAATCATGTCCATTGCCGGTCTTTCGTTCATCGAACGGGCGGAAAATATAGTTTTTATAGGAGAGCCCGGCGTTGGAAAAACAGGCCTTGCCATCGGCCTTTTATACCACGCCCTGATTGATGGATATCGGGGCCGCTTTTACAACGCTCAAAACCTTCTGGATGAACTCTACGCCTCCCTGGCCGACAGAACCACCTCCAGGCTGATTAAACGGCTTTCCAATTACCCGCTTCTGGTCATTGACGAATTGGGATATCTCACGCTTAAACCGGAACAGGTCAACGCTTTTTTTAAATTGATGTCGGAACGCTACGGCAAACGCTCAACCATCATTACGACGAACCTTGAATATGAACAGTGGTATGGATTGTTTCAAAGAAAGCCTTTGGTCAAAGCCCTTCTGGACCGTATGCGGCATCACTGCACAACCATTCGCATTGACGGCCCGTCATTAAGAACGCCGCCGAAAAAAAACAACCCCCAAAATCCGGCCTGA
- a CDS encoding PD-(D/E)XK nuclease superfamily protein, producing MKTIAYFIRLYKLDMTVGISDFKKIMEEGLYFVDKSLFIKEILDKKIDAFLLPRPRRFGKTINLTMLRWFFEIAENRQEQNARRKLFSGLAIEQESAFEEHFAKYPVIYLTFKNISNKSFEAASIKIKSLIAEEFARHDYLLESDALSESEKKKFANIISEEAELAIYEDSLKKLTKRLHEYHGQKPLVLIDEYDTPIHSAFHYGYYDDCVNFFKGFLGAGLKDNTDIFKSVITGILRIARESIFSELNNLSVFSIVSQRFSGQFGLTQKEVEKILDGYDLKNRIKDVEKWYDGYIFGETKIYNPWSIVNFVSRVEEGFKPYWINTSSNELIKDLIKNSSQSVKSQLNDLLKDNPVIMEINENISFESIEYDEISVYSFLLFCGYLKAFDKERKNHKDYFKLLIPNFEVKQNFETIILKWIKQSSFENDKLQMMLHALVTGDVETFEYILSMFVLETLSYFDTAGRNVEKVYQAFILGMLVNLSNEYDVTT from the coding sequence ATGAAAACCATAGCATATTTTATACGACTTTACAAGCTTGACATGACAGTAGGCATAAGCGATTTTAAAAAAATAATGGAAGAGGGTTTATATTTTGTGGATAAATCGCTGTTTATCAAAGAAATATTGGATAAAAAAATAGACGCGTTTTTATTGCCTCGTCCCAGAAGATTCGGAAAAACGATCAATCTTACAATGCTGCGCTGGTTTTTTGAAATAGCTGAAAACAGACAGGAGCAAAACGCCAGAAGAAAGTTGTTTTCAGGACTTGCAATAGAACAGGAATCCGCATTCGAAGAACATTTTGCAAAATACCCGGTTATCTATCTGACTTTTAAAAATATAAGCAACAAAAGTTTTGAAGCGGCTTCCATAAAAATAAAAAGTTTGATAGCCGAGGAGTTCGCAAGACATGATTATCTGCTTGAATCGGACGCTTTAAGTGAATCTGAAAAGAAAAAGTTTGCAAATATAATATCCGAAGAAGCGGAACTGGCGATTTACGAAGACTCGTTGAAAAAATTAACAAAGCGCCTCCATGAATATCACGGACAAAAACCTCTTGTTTTGATAGATGAATATGACACGCCGATACATTCGGCTTTCCATTATGGATATTATGACGACTGTGTAAACTTTTTCAAAGGGTTTTTGGGAGCGGGGCTGAAAGACAACACCGACATATTCAAGAGCGTGATAACAGGAATACTGAGGATTGCCAGAGAATCTATTTTCAGCGAGTTGAACAACCTTTCCGTTTTTTCAATTGTGTCGCAGCGATTTTCCGGACAATTCGGTTTGACACAAAAAGAGGTGGAAAAGATATTAGATGGCTATGATTTAAAAAACAGAATCAAAGATGTGGAAAAATGGTATGACGGCTATATTTTCGGAGAGACTAAAATTTACAATCCATGGTCCATAGTCAATTTTGTTTCAAGAGTCGAAGAGGGATTCAAGCCATATTGGATAAACACGTCATCAAACGAGCTTATAAAAGATTTGATAAAAAATTCATCCCAAAGCGTTAAAAGCCAATTAAACGATTTATTGAAAGACAATCCGGTTATAATGGAAATCAATGAAAACATATCCTTTGAGAGTATAGAATATGACGAAATCAGCGTTTATTCGTTTTTACTTTTTTGCGGATATTTAAAAGCTTTTGATAAAGAGCGAAAAAATCATAAGGATTATTTCAAACTTTTGATTCCGAATTTTGAAGTCAAACAGAATTTCGAAACCATAATTTTAAAATGGATAAAACAATCCAGCTTTGAAAACGATAAATTGCAAATGATGCTTCACGCTCTTGTCACAGGGGATGTGGAAACTTTCGAATATATTTTGAGCATGTTTGTTCTTGAAACACTCTCATATTTCGACACTGCCGGCAGGAATGTGGAAAAAGTATATCAGGCGTTTATTCTCGGAATGCTTGTGAATTTATCGAACGAATATGATGTGACCACTTGA
- a CDS encoding conserved hypothetical protein (Evidence 4 : Unknown function but conserved in other organisms), whose product MNIKRIPKIPEDQITPLAAELLELIQLQMEEIRLLRDEIARLKNQKPRPKIKPSSLEKPSNKGVTRKKKKRRQKSKTKKMEIHETVCLKPDNLPGGSKLKDCQEYIVQDLIIGSWNTCYRRQRWQTPSGKYVVGQLPEHVAGSHFGSTLMAFILHQYYGCHVTQPLIKEQLNELGVDISTGQINNIIIGGKSRFHDEKDQVLSTGLKISGHINVDDTGARHNGRNGYCTHIGNEYFAWFKSTDSKSRINFLSLLRHRHKDFVLNEQALVYMKKQKLPGYQLSKLTRHADKIFKDEKQWLDFLKRMKITSDRHQRIASEGALIGSVTYHGLNPGLAIISDDAGQFKVFLHGLCWVHAERSITKLIGFNEPQKNLLKKTKSDIWNYYNDLKKYRLNPEKSQKRSLEKRFDEIFTRKTGFASLDLALKRLWRNKSELLLVLKRPDIPLHNNLSERDIREYVKKRKISGSTRSASGRRCRDTFTSLKKTCRKLDISFWDFLKDRLESRNKYPPLAEIVKFRMTCSSA is encoded by the coding sequence ATGAACATAAAACGCATCCCCAAAATACCTGAAGATCAAATCACTCCTCTGGCAGCTGAGCTGCTTGAACTCATTCAACTCCAGATGGAGGAAATTCGGCTTTTAAGAGATGAAATCGCAAGGTTGAAAAATCAAAAACCCAGGCCCAAAATCAAACCGTCATCTCTGGAAAAGCCATCAAATAAAGGCGTGACAAGAAAGAAAAAAAAGCGTCGACAGAAATCCAAAACCAAAAAGATGGAAATCCATGAGACAGTCTGCCTGAAACCCGACAATCTTCCTGGCGGCAGCAAGTTAAAGGACTGTCAGGAATACATTGTCCAGGACCTGATTATCGGCAGCTGGAATACATGCTACCGGCGTCAGCGATGGCAAACCCCTTCGGGTAAGTATGTGGTCGGCCAATTGCCTGAGCATGTCGCCGGAAGCCATTTTGGGTCGACACTGATGGCTTTTATTCTCCATCAGTATTATGGCTGCCATGTCACTCAGCCGCTTATCAAAGAACAATTAAATGAACTGGGTGTGGATATATCAACCGGTCAAATTAACAACATCATTATTGGCGGAAAGAGCCGTTTCCATGATGAAAAGGATCAGGTTCTTTCCACAGGTTTAAAAATATCGGGCCACATTAATGTGGACGATACCGGCGCCCGTCATAACGGCAGAAACGGATACTGCACCCATATCGGCAATGAATATTTTGCATGGTTTAAGAGTACTGACAGCAAAAGCCGGATCAACTTTTTGTCCCTGCTGCGCCACCGGCACAAGGACTTTGTTTTAAACGAGCAGGCCCTCGTGTATATGAAAAAGCAAAAACTTCCCGGGTATCAACTTTCTAAGCTGACCCGCCATGCGGACAAAATTTTTAAAGATGAAAAGCAATGGCTTGATTTTTTAAAGCGCATGAAAATCACCAGTGACCGGCATCAGCGAATCGCCTCGGAGGGCGCATTGATCGGCAGCGTCACTTATCATGGGCTTAACCCCGGATTGGCCATTATCAGTGATGACGCCGGCCAGTTTAAAGTGTTTCTCCACGGGCTGTGCTGGGTTCATGCCGAACGTTCCATCACAAAACTCATCGGTTTTAACGAGCCCCAAAAAAACCTGCTTAAAAAAACCAAATCGGACATTTGGAATTATTACAACGACCTTAAAAAATATCGCTTAAATCCGGAGAAATCGCAAAAGCGGTCTTTAGAAAAACGATTTGACGAGATTTTCACCCGTAAAACCGGATTTGCTTCATTGGACCTGGCATTAAAACGCCTGTGGCGGAATAAATCCGAACTGCTGCTGGTTTTAAAACGGCCTGATATCCCCCTGCACAACAATTTGAGCGAACGAGACATCAGGGAATATGTCAAAAAACGAAAAATAAGCGGATCCACCCGGAGCGCATCCGGACGGCGATGCCGAGACACTTTTACCAGTCTTAAAAAAACTTGCCGCAAATTGGACATTTCATTTTGGGACTTTCTAAAAGATCGACTTGAGTCTCGGAATAAATATCCGCCCCTGGCTGAAATTGTAAAATTCAGAATGACTTGTTCCAGCGCATAA
- a CDS encoding transposase (fragment) has translation MLGCDDGEFQKNRSKNKELSKILNVSMKKIDRVKKRFVEDGIDITLNGKKGSRIYKKKTDGDFEARLVALSCSKAPEGFSRWTLRLLAEKVVKLDYIESISHETIRGILKKTKSNHGCVKDG, from the coding sequence TTGCTTGGATGTGATGATGGTGAATTTCAGAAAAATCGCTCTAAAAACAAAGAGCTTTCAAAAATTCTGAATGTCAGCATGAAGAAAATTGATCGCGTGAAAAAACGTTTTGTCGAAGATGGTATCGATATTACACTGAACGGAAAAAAAGGAAGTCGTATATACAAAAAGAAAACTGACGGAGATTTTGAGGCACGCTTGGTTGCGCTGAGCTGCAGCAAGGCTCCAGAGGGTTTTTCCAGATGGACTTTGCGTTTGTTGGCAGAAAAGGTTGTCAAGCTTGATTATATTGAAAGTATATCCCATGAAACTATTCGTGGCATTTTAAAAAAAACGAAATCAAACCATGGTTGCGTAAAGGATGGGTAA
- a CDS encoding transposase, with amino-acid sequence MEKVLDVYKRPFDTKFPVICMDESPKQLIGETKIPISASPGKPARHDYEYKRCGVCNIFMACEPLAGNRMVKITERKTKKDWAFFIKEIALAYEKAQKITLVMDNLNTHTPGALYETFRPHTAKKIWDRFDFVYTPKHGSWLNMAEIELNVLIGQCLNRRIDDIGTVKKEVCAWQKARNNKNAVTIQQNHQGFTCFLKQALPVPVITH; translated from the coding sequence ATGGAAAAAGTTTTGGATGTTTACAAACGTCCATTTGATACAAAGTTTCCAGTGATATGCATGGATGAATCGCCAAAACAATTGATTGGAGAAACAAAAATTCCTATTTCAGCGTCACCCGGCAAACCGGCGAGGCATGATTATGAATACAAGCGTTGCGGGGTGTGTAATATTTTCATGGCATGTGAGCCTCTGGCGGGAAACCGAATGGTAAAAATTACTGAGAGAAAGACAAAAAAAGACTGGGCATTTTTTATAAAAGAAATTGCCCTGGCTTATGAAAAAGCCCAAAAGATAACGCTGGTTATGGATAATCTGAACACACATACTCCTGGCGCTCTATATGAAACTTTTCGACCGCATACGGCAAAAAAAATATGGGACAGATTTGATTTTGTGTATACTCCAAAGCACGGAAGTTGGCTAAACATGGCTGAAATAGAATTAAATGTTCTCATTGGGCAGTGTTTAAACAGAAGAATTGACGATATTGGAACCGTGAAAAAGGAAGTGTGCGCATGGCAAAAAGCCAGAAACAATAAAAACGCCGTAACTATTCAGCAAAACCATCAGGGTTTTACTTGTTTTTTAAAACAGGCTTTGCCTGTTCCAGTTATTACTCATTGA
- a CDS encoding transposase translates to MKLKKTNIEQIVEKTKKQLDEDPQVSDALKSSIELLLALVILLVNRLGLNSGNSSKPPSSDPNRKKKKKKPGSRKPGGQKGRKGTTLEKFSDPDKVEKIYVDQAALPEGDYREIGYDCRQVIDIDISRVVTEYRAQIIEDTDGRRHTAPFPESVTRPVQYGASVKAFCVYQSQYQLIPYGRVEEELRDQADIPISRGSIYNFNKEAYDSLEAFERIAKTKLIESYLCHADETGVNIGGKGHWLHCVSKDRWTCFLPHKKRGLKAMEAMGVLPRFKGILCHDHWKPYFKIDCRHALCNAHHLRELERAWEQDNQTWARDVRDLLFEINMAVDDAGGCLKAADSMKYRKKYRNLLQKAEKECPAPDESQRKGKRGPLKRSKARNLLERLTDFENETLLFMDDPKVPFTNNQGERDIRMTKVQQKISGCFRSMKGAEIFCRVRGYLSTCKKNGVMPSNALRLLFEGKLPDFLNE, encoded by the coding sequence ATGAAGCTGAAAAAAACCAATATTGAACAAATCGTCGAAAAGACGAAAAAACAGCTGGACGAAGACCCGCAGGTGTCCGATGCTTTAAAAAGTTCCATCGAACTTTTGCTGGCCCTGGTCATTTTGCTGGTCAACCGTCTGGGTCTTAACAGCGGCAATAGCAGCAAACCGCCGTCTTCGGACCCCAACCGAAAGAAAAAGAAAAAAAAGCCGGGATCAAGGAAACCCGGCGGTCAGAAAGGCCGCAAGGGAACGACGCTTGAAAAGTTTTCGGACCCGGACAAGGTCGAAAAGATATATGTGGACCAGGCCGCGCTTCCCGAAGGGGATTACCGGGAGATCGGGTATGACTGCCGGCAGGTGATCGACATCGATATTTCGCGTGTTGTGACGGAGTATCGGGCTCAGATTATTGAAGATACGGATGGCAGGCGTCACACCGCGCCGTTTCCCGAAAGCGTGACCCGTCCCGTTCAGTATGGAGCCAGCGTCAAAGCTTTTTGCGTGTATCAGTCCCAATATCAGCTAATCCCATACGGCAGGGTTGAGGAAGAGCTTCGGGATCAGGCCGACATTCCCATAAGCCGGGGGTCGATTTACAATTTCAACAAAGAGGCGTATGACAGTCTTGAAGCCTTTGAGAGAATCGCTAAGACGAAGCTGATTGAGTCTTATCTTTGCCATGCGGATGAAACCGGCGTTAACATTGGCGGGAAAGGCCATTGGCTGCATTGTGTCTCCAAGGATCGCTGGACCTGTTTTCTGCCTCATAAAAAAAGAGGCTTGAAGGCCATGGAAGCGATGGGGGTTTTGCCCCGTTTTAAGGGAATTCTGTGCCACGATCACTGGAAACCGTATTTTAAAATCGACTGCCGGCACGCATTGTGCAACGCCCACCATTTAAGAGAGCTTGAAAGGGCCTGGGAGCAGGACAATCAGACATGGGCGAGGGATGTCCGAGACCTGCTTTTTGAAATCAATATGGCGGTGGATGACGCCGGGGGCTGTCTGAAAGCGGCGGATTCCATGAAATACCGAAAAAAGTATCGGAATCTGCTGCAAAAAGCCGAAAAAGAATGCCCCGCCCCGGACGAAAGTCAACGAAAAGGAAAACGGGGGCCGCTGAAGAGATCCAAGGCAAGAAATTTGCTTGAGCGGCTGACGGATTTTGAGAATGAGACCCTGCTTTTCATGGACGATCCGAAAGTTCCGTTCACGAACAATCAGGGCGAGCGGGATATCCGGATGACGAAAGTTCAGCAGAAGATATCTGGATGCTTTCGTTCCATGAAAGGGGCCGAGATTTTTTGCCGTGTTCGTGGTTATCTTTCAACGTGCAAAAAAAACGGTGTGATGCCAAGCAATGCGCTTCGCCTGTTATTTGAAGGAAAACTGCCGGACTTTCTCAATGAGTAA
- a CDS encoding Pyruvate phosphate dikinase, PEP/pyruvate-binding domain protein (fragment), with amino-acid sequence MGNIFTKRKMTIPAMDGSGTIDARVPRVMAEHLSMTDQQAVKTAELALKLEKESGFAVDIECGWKGEKLFLFQCRPVAT; translated from the coding sequence ATGGGGAACATCTTCACAAAAAGAAAAATGACGATTCCCGCCATGGACGGAAGCGGAACAATTGATGCGAGGGTTCCCCGGGTTATGGCCGAACATCTCTCAATGACCGATCAGCAGGCTGTCAAGACAGCCGAACTCGCGTTGAAACTGGAAAAGGAAAGCGGTTTTGCCGTGGATATCGAATGTGGATGGAAAGGCGAAAAACTTTTCCTGTTTCAATGCAGACCTGTCGCCACATAA